CGCTTTTGAGAATTACAGATAAGTTGTTTTGTAGAACACCCCTCCATTCGGATCTGTCTGATGTTCTCTCATTATTAGACTCAAGGTATGAATTTTTAACAGGTGTCTGTGCTTGATTCTAAATCCCAGCGTAATCACCTCTACCCACATCTCCCACACTTCAACTGGACACCTTGCGCAGGTGGGGGTCTCTGCGGTCTCCTGGTGAAATGTAGACTTATCTCTGTTTCTCCTTATGATCCCTAATTTAACCATCAGAACTGCTAAAATCCTGAGGAAGATGTCTGCTTCCTAAAGAATTTATACTTAGCCGAAACCTTTTATTAATTCAAAACTCTTGCCTAATGTgttgccccctgcccccatcaaATTCCCCATGTATTAGTGCCTGCTTCATTattactgtgaggattaaattattCATCAAGGTGGATAAATGGCTTAGGGAGATAAATGACATGACATGAATGTagtaaaaatgttttcctcttcTAAATAAGTAGCATTTTTAGCCCAACCCTTTAAGAGTATACATCTCTGTGGAGAGAAACAGTCAAGTGCACAGTTTCCCCTAAAACTAGAGTTTTCAACAGGCCCTAGAATAAAGAAGTTCAAGGCCTCAGTGATGCCTGGGGTTTTGACTGTGCCTATTCAGTCTCTGCTCCCTCATACTGAATATCCAAGGCTACCATGAAGTAGAAGGAGGAGGATGTGTGGGTGAAGAGTGGGCAGAGAAGACTCCCAAGAATTGGAAACTATGCAAAGTGTAGCAGCCAGCAGCTAATTAGTTTCAGTTCTGAAATGACCCCTTTGTGTGGCTTGTCCTTCCTGAGAGAAAGGTTAAAATGCTGTCATGCCTGTTTTTAGCAGCATggtaattaaaacaattaatcCCAGGTCCTCAATAAGGTGGCTTCACTTATCTGGCTGAAGACAGAATGGTCgtccttcattttttccccttcctactcACTGAACATTACATCCAAGAAATGAGAAATTTCCTACATTTTACTTCTACACATAGGGCCTACTTAGAAAGAGGAATGACATTAAGGAAGATTCTAGAATCTACAGTTGTCTATTTTTCTAAAACCCAGAAGCAAACTTGAGATGTTGCTATCATAGCTCTTTACGAAGCTCTGTTGGTTTACAAAGTCAGCTGATAAAGATAGCTAATAATTATTGTGTATTTAGCATGTGCTGAGCCACATTGTAGAGATTTTATTCTCTGTTTCTTAATCGTCCCTAAAATCTATGAGTTGGATAGTACTGTCCTTATCATAATCCTGTCCAGTTTGTCAGATGAGGAAGCTGGGACCAAGAAAGGTGAAGAGACTAGACTATGACGAGTCAGAGTAGAGGCAGGATTAGAACACGGGCAGTCTGGCCCAGAGCCCATTGGTAAACCACCATGCTATCTGTATTTCAGATCCCAACTTGCCTATAATCTAGTGGGTATCATAACACAACTAAGAGAAGACAAATCCTTGCCAAAGGAGTGGATCAGGTTCACCAGGAAAGATTTCACAGAAGGCAAATTTAAATAAGTCTGAAAGATAGACTGAGTTTGATTTGGTGAAGAGGGTTATGAAGGGCCTACCAGGGAAGGGGAACTACATGAAAACTCTAAGTACTGAGACAAGAAACTGAACACTTCAGTTCTGGCAGAGTGTGCCTGCAGCCATTCTCAGAAGACCTTTATCTCCTAGGCCTCAtacttcttcaagattttatttatttatttgagagagaaagagggagggcacgagtggggtgggggggagacggggcagagggagagggagaagcaaactcccccccgggatcatgacctgagccaaagccagaggcttaacagactgagccacccacaccccCTTGATATAAGGAATTTTATCATAGGCTATAGGAATCATTTATTACAACTCTGTgcaagcacgcacacacacacacacacacacacagtgtggtTAGCCATAAAGGAAATCACTGTGGGACCTGTTTCCAAATTAATCTCTAGAGTTTTAATGTTATCAACTCATCATTTTTCCACAAATAAACTTGCCAAGAAccttaagtcatttttaaaagcaaaactaatATGTTGTCCATATGTCTTTGAATCATTTATTGTCTGCCCTGCAAGCTGCTATATTCCAAGAATTATGTGATGACCAAAGATAATTTCAGCCTATTTGGGAGACTTCATAAAGCTTCCTCTTACGGCCTCATTCTTGACATTGAAGGACACTAATAAGTAATGACAAATATAATGtgattatttggaaataaatgtttgtatCTTTCTTCCTAAATAATCTACCTCAGATTATAGTCTTTCAATTGATTTCACAACATTAggtgtttttttctcattcttttttttaaaagattttgtttatttatatgacagacagagatcacaagtaggcagaggggcaggcagagagagaggaggaagcaggctccccgctgagcggagagcccaatgcggggctccatcccacgaccctgggatcatgacctgagctgaaggcagaggctttaacccactgagccacccaggcgccccttttttctcATTCTGATTAATGTGTTTAGTTTGatcactaatttgaaaataattttaagtgtataTTTTAAGTATAGAGATCCAAGCTTTAATTTAAATCTGAAAATTGTTAACTGCTTCCTTATATCTCTTACTGCCAACTACAAGTGAATGGGCAAAATTCCTTTCTTCAGGAATAACTTTTccagtatattcttttttattatcaaaAAACTTTGCATGAAAACAGGAAGATAAGGTTTTCTCCTTAACTGAGCAGAAAAATTGTCACAATCTCTGTAAAATATTCATCGTATGCCTCTGACCCTTGTAAGATAAAAGAAATGATAGTATGCCTTTGGTCTTCCTGCTCCAGGAAGGAAAGGTACTGCAGGaaaagaattgatttttttcacttctgtGGTTTGAGAACAAGTGATAATTCCAGGTTTGCAAAGTGCAAGGAAAATAACACAGAATTATTATATTGGTATCTGTGGGACACAAATGTATGGATTTCACAGAAAAGAACTCACCAGAAAAATGAAGAACGTTTTTAAAAGAATGCCACATTttactgcttctctttcttttggcTTCTGGAATTTAACCTCCATCTGACCCACCTCCATTCTAATCACTTGGGCTCTGTTAGTGCTTCCTTAAAgttatcttctcttttctctgaaatgAACCGCAGAGCCATTTTTTAATCAGcatatttaaagtttatttatctatttatacaCAACCTTGTTCTAGAAAGGGCTTAAGATGGCTTAAAAGGATCCATAACATACACCAAGAAATTAGTAACAGCAGAATCAGAGATGAAGCCTGTGTAAAAATGCTTATACAATCCTACTCTTTTATTCTGGGTGGACCACAAATTTCGCTCTAAGCTTTCTCACAGGCAGTCAGAAAAGGAAACTTAATTAGTTACATCATTTACAGTgtccataaaacaaaaacaaaccaattaCCCAAGCGAAGAACTCTTATTCCTAATACTAAGACCAGAAAGAAATTTCTCCTGAGAGGCTTCCTAAAGAGGTCAGTGCATGATGTAATAATCAGTGTTCTCAGTAGCAACCTAATTGGAGACACAAAGATGAATTTCGCAGggctttttcttattatattccATATACCAGATGGCATCACAGCAACTTAAAAACCAGGAAAATTGATTTTATCATGAGTttgagggttgggggtgggcacAAGATGATATGGTCAAGGTACTCAGCTATCTCCTCTGCTAGGCAAAatcaaagataaattttaaaataaagcttagTCTAGTACTGAGTGTGGTTTCAGAGAAATTCTAAAACCTCTAAAATTATATGCTTCTTAATGGATagataaattcatttttcttgataCAGAAAACATAGATCCTCAACATACACAGACAATTTGCAAAAGTTAGGAACAATTTCTTTAGAAAATCTAGAGAATTAAACATACAACAAATCCTCCATCCTATTCTGcatatccccccaccccctgcagcctagcttttttccccccctcagtgCAAAGaaccttttttgtttctatttgatCTCACAACTTGGACAAGGGTTTCATCATGGTTAAAAAGTTGCCTCCTGGCTGGAGAAAGAGGCTCCAGCAGAAATCTCGACACCAGGGAAGGCAGGCGGACGGGTTGCTCAAAGGCTGCTGGGTGCCGGAGTCTCCTGGTCAGACTTCAGGGTGAGCTTTCCGAAGAGATACTCACTCAGCCCCCCTTGGGGGTTGGCCAGCCTGCGGAGGTTGGTTAGGTGGTCACCCATCCTCTTGATGagcttcatctcctcttccaggaagTGGCTCTCCAGAAAATCACAGAGACGAGGATCTGCGTTGGCAGCACCCAGGGCATGCAGATCCAGAAGGGCCTGGTTCAGGTTCTTCTCCAAGACCATCGCAGCTTCCATCGCATCCACGCTGCTAAGCCACTCATCTTCGGACAGCTTCTGCTCATCTGGGAGGACGGGGAAGTC
This region of Meles meles chromosome X, mMelMel3.1 paternal haplotype, whole genome shotgun sequence genomic DNA includes:
- the LOC123935342 gene encoding ferritin light chain-like, translating into MSDHICQNFSAKVEAALQHLVNLHLRASSTYLSLRFYFEGNDVALKGMGRFFQELAEEKQEGAQCFLKMQNQWSDFPVLPDEQKLSEDEWLSSVDAMEAAMVLEKNLNQALLDLHALGAANADPRLCDFLESHFLEEEMKLIKRMGDHLTNLRRLANPQGGLSEYLFGKLTLKSDQETPAPSSL